Proteins from a single region of Argiope bruennichi chromosome 6, qqArgBrue1.1, whole genome shotgun sequence:
- the LOC129972052 gene encoding zinc finger protein 182-like translates to MFLENSKWQTLNNDKNNFMDSVECVIRQDLSHDNKIPGRTNLILQPDLPPGSTELDNGMILMSGNVMDEHISLGTNSKAHSEKEKMFISVEEKISKKEDDNAVAGFSGFCSRKKKFPKTFRRKDTLKTNYQIHTGNKLFECDICEKDFSRKSHLDRHYRMHTGEKPYECGICGKKCSRKDHLIVHYRTHKGDKPFMCDTCNKSFAHKG, encoded by the coding sequence atgtttcttgaaaacaGCAAATGGCAAACTTTgaataacgataaaaataattttatggattcTGTAGAATGCGTTATCAGACAAGATctttcacatgataataaaattccTGGACGTACAAATCTGATTTTGCAGCCTGATCTCCCACCTGGAAGTACGGAGTTAGACAATGGCATGATCCTTATGTCAGGGAATGTAATGGATGAACATATTTCACTTGGAACGAATTCTAAGGCTCACagtgagaaagaaaaaatgtttatcagCGTTGAagaaaaaatctctaaaaagGAAGATGACAATGCTGTGGCTGGATTTTCCGGATTCTGTTCTCGTAAGAAGAAATTTCCTAAGACCTTCCGTAGGAAAGATACTCTAAAAACTAATTATCAAATACACACTGGCAACAAACTCTTTGAGTGCGATATATGTGAGAAAGACTTCTCTCGGAAATCACATCTTGACCGACATTACAGAATGCACACTGGCGAAAAGCCTTATGAATGCGGTATATGCGGGAAAAAATGCAGTCGGAAAGATCATCTCATCGTCCATTATCGAACACACAAAGGTGACAAGCCTTTTATGTGTGATACCTGCAATAAAAGTTTTGCTCATAAGGGTTAA